One window from the genome of Methyloradius palustris encodes:
- a CDS encoding replication-associated recombination protein A, which produces MNSFFKPNAPQAPLAERLRPQTIDEVVGQSHLLAEGKPLQLAFTSGKLPSMILWGPPGVGKTTLARLIANASDAEFIPLSAVLAGVKDIRAAVEQAEYSLQQSGRRTIMFVDEVHRFNKSQQDAFLPFVESGLLTFIGATTENPSFEVNSALLSRAQVFVLKALSEEELGLLFQRAQQAVGEGVTVEEGVKSEILAYADGDARRLLNFLEGLFNAAQSANITHIDETFLQSTMASKLRIFDKGGEAFYDQISALHKSVRGSNPDAALYWFLRMIDGGADPLYLGRRIMRMAIEDIGIADPRAQTMALEACQIYERLGSPEGELALSNAVIYCAVAPKSNAAYMAYNQAKAFISQDKSRNVPLHLRNAPTKLMKELDYGKEYRYAHNEPDAFAAGVDYFPDDLQVIEFYMPTPRGLEGKIGEKLQRLKQLDHEAKQKHSKKK; this is translated from the coding sequence TTGAATTCATTCTTTAAACCGAATGCGCCACAAGCCCCGCTTGCAGAACGACTACGCCCGCAGACGATAGACGAAGTGGTCGGGCAGTCGCATTTGCTGGCTGAGGGTAAGCCGCTGCAGCTGGCTTTTACCTCAGGCAAGTTGCCATCGATGATACTCTGGGGCCCACCTGGAGTAGGCAAGACCACGCTTGCACGGCTGATTGCCAATGCTTCAGATGCTGAGTTTATTCCATTGTCAGCTGTGCTAGCTGGCGTGAAGGATATTCGTGCCGCTGTCGAGCAGGCCGAATATAGTCTGCAGCAGTCTGGTCGCCGTACCATCATGTTTGTTGATGAAGTCCACCGATTCAATAAGTCGCAGCAGGATGCATTTCTCCCGTTTGTTGAAAGTGGTTTGCTGACTTTTATAGGCGCGACCACTGAGAATCCGTCGTTTGAAGTGAATAGTGCGTTATTAAGTCGTGCACAGGTCTTCGTGCTCAAGGCTTTATCTGAAGAAGAGCTAGGGCTTTTATTCCAGCGTGCACAACAGGCTGTGGGTGAAGGCGTGACGGTAGAAGAGGGCGTTAAGTCCGAAATACTGGCTTATGCCGATGGTGATGCGCGCCGCTTGCTTAATTTTCTGGAAGGCCTGTTTAATGCAGCGCAGTCCGCCAATATTACGCATATTGATGAGACCTTTCTGCAAAGTACGATGGCCAGCAAGCTGCGTATCTTTGATAAAGGTGGCGAAGCCTTTTACGACCAGATATCTGCGCTACACAAATCGGTGCGTGGCTCTAACCCTGATGCCGCCCTCTATTGGTTTCTTCGCATGATTGATGGTGGGGCAGATCCTTTGTATCTGGGTCGCCGCATTATGCGTATGGCGATTGAAGACATTGGTATTGCCGACCCACGCGCCCAGACTATGGCGCTCGAAGCTTGCCAGATATATGAACGGCTTGGTTCGCCAGAAGGCGAATTAGCATTATCCAATGCCGTAATCTACTGTGCAGTCGCACCTAAGAGCAATGCTGCTTATATGGCCTACAACCAGGCTAAGGCATTTATCTCACAGGATAAATCGCGCAACGTACCCCTACATTTACGCAATGCGCCGACCAAGCTGATGAAAGAGTTGGATTACGGCAAAGAGTATCGTTATGCGCACAATGAGCCTGATGCTTTTGCCGCAGGTGTAGATTATTTCCCTGATGATCTACAGGTGATTGAGTTTTATATGCCCACGCCACGCGGCCTAGAGGGTAAAATTGGCGAAAAGCTGCAGCGCCTCAAACAGCTTGATCATGAAGCCAAGCAAAAGCATTCAAAAAAGAAATAG